One genomic segment of Tursiops truncatus isolate mTurTru1 chromosome 4, mTurTru1.mat.Y, whole genome shotgun sequence includes these proteins:
- the P2RY1 gene encoding P2Y purinoceptor 1: protein MTEVLWPAVPNGTDAAFLAGPGSPWGNSTVASTAAVASPFKCALTKTGFQFYYLPAVYILVFIVGFLGNSVAIWMFVFHMKPWSGISVYMFNLALADFLYVLTLPALIFYYFNKTDWIFGDAMCKLQRFIFHVNLYGSILFLTCISAHRYSGVVYPLKSLGRLKKKNAVYISVLVWLIVVVGISPILFYSGTGIRKNKTITCYDTTSDEYLRSYFIYSMCTTVAMFCVPLVLILGCYGLIVRALIYKDLDNSPLRRKSIYLVIIVLTVFAVSYIPFHVMKTMNLRARLDFQTPEMCAFNDRVYATYQVTRGLASLNSCVDPILYFLAGDTFRRRLSRATRKASRRSEANLQSKSEDMTLNILSEFKQNGDTSL, encoded by the coding sequence ATGACCGAGGTGCTGTGGCCGGCGGTCCCCAATGGGACGGACGCTGCCTTCCTGGCCGGCCCGGGCTCGCCCTGGGGGAACAGCACAGTGGCCTCCACCGCCGCCGTCGCCTCTCCGTTCAAATGCGCGCTGACCAAGACAGGCTTCCAGTTCTACTACCTGCCAGCTGTCTACATCTTGGTGTTCATTGTCGGCTTCCTGGGCAACAGCGTGGCCATCTGGATGTTCGTCTTCCACATGAAGCCGTGGAGCGGCATCTCCGTGTACATGTTCAACTTGGCCTTGGCGGACTTCTTGTACGTGCTGACTCTGCCGGCGCTCATCTTCTACTACTTCAATAAGACCGACTGGATCTTCGGGGATGCCATGTGCAAGCTGCAGAGGTTCATCTTCCATGTGAATCTCTATGGCAGCATCTTGTTCCTGACCTGCATCAGCGCGCACCGGTACAGCGGTGTGGTGTACCCGCTCAAGTCCCTGGGGAGGCTGAAGAAGAAGAACGCAGTCTATATCAGCGTGCTGGTGTGGCTCATCGTGGTGGTGGGGATCTCCCCCATCCTCTTCTATTCCGGCACCGGGATCCGGAAAAACAAAACCATCACCTGCTATGACACCACCTCAGACGAGTACCTGCGAAGTTATTTCATCTACAGCATGTGCACGACTGTGGCCATGTTCTGTGTCCCTTTGGTGCTGATTTTGGGCTGTTACGGATTAATTGTGAGAGCTTTGATTTACAAAGACCTGGACAATTCGCCTCTGAGGAGGAAATCCATTTACCTGGTGATTATTGTACTGACTGTTTTTGCTGTGTCTTACATCCCTTTCCACGTGATGAAAACAATGAATTTGAGGGCCCGGCTGGATTTTCAGACCCCAGAAATGTGTGCTTTCAATGACAGGGTTTATGCCACGTATCAGGTGACAAGAGGTCTAGCAAGTCTCAACAGTTGTGTGGACCCCATTCTCTATTTCTTGGCAGGAGATACCTTCAGAAGGAGACTCTCCCGGGCCACcaggaaagcttccagaagaagtGAGGCAAATTTGCAGTCCAAGAGTGAAGACATGACTCTCAATATTTTATCCGAGTTCAAGCAGAACGGAGATACAAGCTTGTGA